The Caviibacter abscessus genome window below encodes:
- a CDS encoding tRNA1(Val) (adenine(37)-N6)-methyltransferase → MLLSKKSNTDIHGVEILKRSYDLAIKNVKENNLNIQMFNDDVENFSVGKHQEYDIIVSNPPYFDFEKNENQMKQNIEKQIARNEKSLTIEKVISLSSFMLKNNGHLYLVFRADKLFKVFKFLEKYNLTPKVLKFVYTKNDSSAKIVLLDCAKNVKDNLIVEKSIYVYDENNEKSKYINDLYS, encoded by the coding sequence ATGTTATTGTCAAAAAAATCTAATACTGATATACATGGAGTTGAAATTTTAAAAAGGTCATATGATTTAGCCATTAAAAATGTTAAAGAAAATAATTTGAATATACAAATGTTCAATGATGATGTGGAAAATTTTTCTGTTGGTAAACATCAAGAATATGATATCATAGTTTCAAATCCGCCATATTTTGATTTTGAAAAAAATGAAAATCAAATGAAACAAAACATAGAAAAACAAATAGCTAGAAATGAGAAAAGTCTTACTATTGAAAAAGTAATAAGTCTTAGCTCTTTTATGTTAAAAAATAATGGGCATTTATATTTAGTATTTCGTGCAGATAAGCTTTTTAAAGTTTTTAAATTTTTAGAAAAATATAATTTGACACCAAAAGTTTTAAAGTTCGTTTATACAAAAAATGATTCAAGTGCAAAAATAGTTTTACTTGATTGTGCTAAAAATGTTAAAGATAATTTGATAGTTGAAAAAAGCATTTATGTATATGATGAAAATAATGAAAAGAGCAAATATATAAATGATTTATATAGTTAA
- a CDS encoding glycoside hydrolase family 1 protein — MSSFNDDFLWSASTSAYQVEGASDKYGKGLSIQDIKIPLPGTPDFKICSDHYHKYKEDIKLFKELGLKAYRFSIAWTRIFPNGFGEINKEGVEFYSDLIDELIKNEIEPIVTMYHFDLPYELEKNGGWENRQVVDYFVDFAKVLFEKYGTRVKYWLTINEQNMMIIHSDLIDGTKGNEKLYQKNHHMLLAQAKVMDLCHKMLPNAKIGPAPNIAVVYPETSSPEDNLAAQYANVLRNWLYLDAAVFGRYNHMATKYIKDKGYIFNVSEEDINILKNAKPDFIGINYYNTYCVSHSKSTNDISKLDTVLTEKGYYNAVANKYLEFTEFGWQIDPLGFEITLNEVYSRYSLPILITENGLGAYDKLEEDGTIHDDYRVDYLRKHINSMKRAIQNGVEVIGYSPWSAIDLISTHQGFEKRYGFIYVNRNNDDILDLSRIKKDSFYWYKKVIETNGEKL; from the coding sequence ATGAGTAGTTTTAATGATGATTTTTTATGGTCGGCTTCAACAAGTGCATATCAGGTTGAAGGAGCTTCTGATAAGTATGGTAAAGGATTAAGTATTCAAGATATTAAAATTCCATTACCAGGAACACCAGATTTTAAAATATGTTCAGATCATTATCATAAATATAAAGAAGACATTAAGTTATTTAAGGAGTTAGGACTAAAAGCATATAGATTTTCTATTGCTTGGACTAGAATATTTCCTAATGGTTTTGGTGAAATAAATAAAGAAGGTGTAGAATTTTATTCTGATTTAATTGATGAACTTATAAAAAATGAAATAGAACCTATAGTTACAATGTATCATTTTGATTTACCATATGAACTGGAAAAAAATGGAGGCTGGGAAAATAGACAAGTTGTAGATTATTTTGTTGATTTTGCAAAAGTATTATTTGAAAAATATGGAACTAGAGTAAAATATTGGCTTACAATTAATGAACAAAATATGATGATAATACATTCAGATTTAATTGATGGAACAAAAGGTAATGAAAAACTTTATCAAAAAAATCATCATATGCTTTTAGCACAAGCAAAAGTTATGGATTTATGTCATAAAATGTTGCCAAATGCAAAAATAGGACCAGCACCTAATATTGCTGTAGTTTATCCTGAAACTTCAAGTCCAGAAGATAATTTAGCTGCACAATACGCAAATGTTTTAAGAAATTGGTTATACTTAGATGCTGCTGTATTTGGAAGATATAATCATATGGCTACAAAATATATAAAGGATAAAGGATATATTTTTAATGTTAGTGAAGAAGATATAAATATTTTAAAAAATGCTAAACCAGATTTTATAGGAATTAATTATTATAATACATATTGTGTATCACATTCTAAATCTACAAATGATATATCTAAACTTGATACAGTTTTAACTGAAAAAGGATATTATAATGCAGTTGCCAATAAATATTTAGAATTTACAGAATTTGGTTGGCAAATTGATCCTCTTGGATTTGAAATAACTTTAAATGAAGTATATAGTAGATATTCACTTCCTATATTAATTACAGAAAATGGATTAGGTGCATATGATAAGTTAGAAGAAGATGGAACCATTCATGATGATTATAGAGTAGATTATCTTAGAAAACATATTAATAGTATGAAAAGAGCAATTCAAAATGGAGTTGAAGTTATAGGTTATTCTCCATGGTCTGCAATTGATTTAATATCAACGCATCAAGGTTTTGAAAAAAGATACGGCTTTATTTATGTAAATAGAAATAATGACGATATATTGGATCTTTCAAGAATAAAAAAAGATAGCTTTTATTGGTATAAAAAAGTAATAGAAACAAATGGAGAGAAATTATAA
- a CDS encoding PTS sugar transporter subunit IIC: protein MKNFINSKLLPIVMKFTNLKGIIALREGMSAILTITVVGSIFLLLAEFPYEPIKIFLADKGISPYLYQVFNSTFNMLSLVCSITIAYSYAKNEKIEPIGCVITSLVSFLIVSNQFIIQDDKKISGVLSLANTLGARGMIAAIIVSLMSSYLYCLFIKKKMIIKMPESVPQGVANSFSALIPGAIILSIFALVYGIINIVTSGDLVDIIYKLVQTPLLNLTDSLIGVMIIGFVVSFLWWFGIHGNNVVGGIMTGIWLSAIANNQEIINKGLVLTSENGGRIVTYQFHYLLITVTGSGITIGMVIAMLLSARSQQFKQIGRLSIVPAIFNINEPVMFGTPIVFNPILFIPFVCTPMIVSLISYLSIKSGLVPMFGGVNPPWTTPPILSGLLSGGIRTAILQIIIIAISTAIYYPFVIYLDKKALEQEKR from the coding sequence ATGAAAAATTTCATTAATTCAAAGCTACTTCCTATAGTTATGAAATTTACTAATTTAAAAGGAATAATTGCTTTAAGAGAGGGAATGTCTGCAATATTAACTATAACTGTTGTAGGTTCTATATTTTTGCTGTTAGCTGAATTTCCTTATGAGCCTATAAAAATATTTCTTGCAGATAAGGGAATAAGTCCATACTTATATCAGGTATTTAATTCAACATTTAATATGTTATCATTGGTATGTTCTATTACTATTGCTTATAGTTATGCCAAAAATGAAAAAATAGAGCCTATAGGTTGTGTTATTACTTCGCTTGTTTCATTTTTGATAGTATCAAATCAATTTATTATACAAGATGATAAAAAAATTTCTGGAGTATTATCTTTAGCGAATACATTGGGTGCAAGAGGTATGATAGCGGCTATAATAGTATCACTTATGTCATCTTATCTATATTGTCTATTTATTAAAAAGAAAATGATAATTAAGATGCCTGAAAGTGTTCCTCAAGGAGTTGCAAATTCATTTTCAGCTTTAATTCCTGGAGCTATAATTTTATCAATATTTGCTTTAGTTTATGGAATTATAAATATAGTAACTAGTGGAGATTTAGTTGATATAATATATAAATTAGTTCAAACACCACTTTTAAACTTGACTGATTCTTTAATTGGAGTTATGATAATAGGGTTCGTTGTATCGTTTTTATGGTGGTTTGGAATACATGGAAACAATGTTGTAGGTGGAATCATGACTGGGATTTGGTTAAGTGCTATTGCAAATAATCAAGAAATAATAAATAAAGGATTAGTTCTAACATCTGAAAATGGTGGAAGAATAGTAACATATCAATTTCATTATTTATTAATAACTGTAACAGGTTCAGGAATTACAATAGGTATGGTTATTGCTATGTTACTTAGTGCAAGATCTCAACAATTTAAGCAAATAGGTAGACTGAGTATAGTACCTGCAATTTTTAACATAAATGAACCGGTTATGTTTGGAACGCCAATTGTGTTTAACCCTATACTTTTTATACCATTTGTATGTACTCCTATGATAGTTTCTTTAATTTCATACCTTTCTATTAAAAGTGGATTAGTTCCGATGTTTGGAGGAGTAAATCCACCATGGACGACACCTCCTATTTTATCAGGGTTATTAAGTGGAGGAATTAGAACAGCTATATTACAGATTATAATAATAGCAATATCAACAGCGATATATTATCCATTTGTTATATATCTTGATAAGAAAGCATTAGAGCAGGAAAAGAGGTAA
- a CDS encoding PTS sugar transporter subunit IIB — protein MKIKLFCASGMSTSLLVNKMREAAKLNGIDAEISAYSADVFINEVEDCDVILLGPQITYMLNDLKKIADEKGKAIDVVPIIDYGMMNGANVLNHAIKIYSK, from the coding sequence ATGAAAATAAAATTATTTTGTGCATCAGGTATGAGTACATCGTTATTAGTAAATAAAATGAGAGAAGCTGCAAAATTAAATGGAATAGATGCTGAAATTTCAGCATATTCTGCTGATGTATTTATAAATGAAGTAGAAGATTGTGATGTAATATTATTAGGTCCACAAATTACATATATGTTAAATGATTTAAAAAAAATAGCTGATGAAAAAGGAAAAGCTATAGATGTTGTTCCAATTATAGATTATGGAATGATGAATGGAGCTAATGTATTAAATCATGCAATAAAAATATATTCTAAATAA